From Carassius gibelio isolate Cgi1373 ecotype wild population from Czech Republic chromosome B21, carGib1.2-hapl.c, whole genome shotgun sequence, the proteins below share one genomic window:
- the LOC127985389 gene encoding titin-like isoform X1 produces MKPHQSTMNLQEPILKLHEPVHKTHEPIVTPHEAVHKPHDLIKNPHKPLANPHEPMFKPHELLVNSYEPVHKPHEPMVKHHEAMHKPHVPVVKTHDPIVNHHEPIINSHGPVVHHHEAMHKPNDPIEKTHEPMHKPQEPIVHHHGLTHKPHDPIVNSHDSIVNTHSPRVNPHETMYKPHDPIVKIHEPMHTAHKPEKPHGPIVHHHEPMHKAHEPEKPHGPIVHHHEAMHKPNDPIEKTHEPMHKPLEPIVHHHGLTHKPHDPIVNSHDAIVNTHSPTVNPHETMYKPHDPIVKTHEPMHTAHEPEKPHGPTVHHHEPMHKHHEPIVHHHEPMHKAHEPEKPHEPIVHHHEPMHKPHEPMVKPHEPMHKPHESIVHNHEPMHKPHEPIVHNHEPMHKPHEPMVKPHEPMHKPHESIVHNHEPMHKPHEPIVHNHEPMHKAHEPEKPHEPIVHHHEPMVEPHEPMHKPHESIVHHHEPMHKPHEPEKPREPMHKPHEPIVHHHEPMHKSHEPMVELHEPMHKPHESIVHHHEPMHKPHEPFVEPHEPMHKPHEPIVHHHEPMHKLHEPIVHHHEPMHKPHEPEKPHEPIVHHHEPMHKPHEPEKPHEPIVHYHEPMHKLHEPIVHHHEPMHKPHEPEKPHEPIVHHHEPMHKPHEPEKPHEPIVHYHEPMHKPHEPMVEPHEPMHKLHESIVHHHEPMHKPHELVPHEPIVHHHAPMQKPLEPMPHEPIVHHHESMHKPHQPMVEPHEPMHIPHESMVHHHEPMHKPHEPIVHHHEPMHKPHESTVHHHEPMHKLHEPMHKPHESIVHHHEPMHKPHEPIVHHHEPMHKPHEPMVEPHEPMHKPHESIVHHHEPMQKPHEPMVEPHEPMHKPHESILHHHEPMHKPHEPMLELYEPMHKPHEPMLELYEPMHKPHEPIVHHHEPMQKPHEPMVELHDSMHKPHELIVHHHEAMHKPHQPIVKPFESILESHGHIPTKPKSESHKPVPQSETMHGSVLPKVETVSSVHMPHESGPKHEDIKSVLQKPKESEGKTNGEDEGSHTHTAVGDPHKHSEEHDKGDGEVKHIHKWEREDEENKKALLKFLLSGGQQTVQLKGIIYDDFKDCECNGHSNRCSYIDFLNIVTCVSCKHNTRGQNCEHCRMGFYKNTSAEPDDENVCIECNCNTMGSLHDRCNGTGFCQCKEGTTGVKCDDCLPGYYWKQGCFVNVCDDELLLCQNGGTCVQNQRCSCTPDFKGVLCQQSRCDGGKKCNGASALTLSLALLLCPLLATLLGSTAS; encoded by the exons ATGAAACCTCATCAGTCAACAATGAATCTACAAGAACCAATACTGAAACTTCATGAGCCAGTGCATAAAACTCATGAGCCAATAGTAACTCCTCATGAGGCAGTGCATAAACCTCATGATCTAATAAAGAATCCCCACAAGCCTCTGGCGAATCCTCATGAGCCAATGTTTAAACCTCATGAGCTATTAGTGAATTCATATGAACCAGTGCATAAACCTCATGAGCCAATGGTGAAACACCATGAGGCAATGCATAAACCTCATGTTCCAGTAGTGAAAACTCATGATCCAATTGTTAATCATCATGAGCCAATAATAAATTCTCATGGACCAGTAGTACATCATCATGAGGCAATGCATAAACCTAATGATCCAATAGAGAAAACTCATGAGCCAATGCATAAACCTCAGGAACCAATAGTACATCATCATGGGTTAACGCATAAACCTCATGATCCGATAGTGAATTCTCATGACTCAATAGTAAATACTCACTCACCAAGAGTGAATCCTCATGAGACAATGTATAAACCTCATGATCCAATAGTGAAAATTCATGAGCCAATGCATACAGCCCACAAGCCAGAGAAACCTCATGGGCCAATAGTACATCATCATGAGCCAATGCATAAAGCTCATGAGCCAGAGAAACCTCATGGGCCAATAGTACATCATCATGAGGCAATGCATAAACCTAATGATCCAATAGAGAAAACTCATGAGCCAATGCATAAACCTCTGGAACCAATAGTACATCATCATGGGTTAACGCATAAACCTCATGATCCGATAGTGAATTCTCATGACGCAATAGTAAATACTCACTCACCAACAGTGAATCCTCATGAGACAATGTATAAACCTCATGATCCAATAGTGAAAACTCATGAGCCAATGCATACAGCCCACGAGCCAGAGAAACCTCATGGGCCAACAGTACATCATCATGAGCCTATGCATAAACATCATGAGCCAATAGTACATCATCATGAGCCAATGCATAAAGCTCATGAGCCAGAGAAACCTCATGAGCCAATAGTACATCATCATGAGCCAATGCATAAACCTCATGAGCCAATGGTGAAACCCCATGAGCCAATGCATAAACCTCATGAGTCAATAGTACATAATCATGAGCCTATGCATAAACCTCATGAGCCAATAGTACATAATCATGAGCCAATGCATAAACCTCATGAGCCAATGGTGAAACCCCATGAGCCAATGCATAAACCTCATGAGTCAATAGTACATAATCATGAGCCTATGCATAAACCTCATGAGCCAATAGTACATAATCATGAGCCAATGCATAAAGCTCATGAGCCAGAGAAACCTCATGAGCCAATAGTACATCATCATGAGCCAATGGTGGAACCCCATGAGCCAATGCATAAACCTCATGAGTCAATAGTACATCATCATGAGCCAATGCATAAACCTCATGAGCCAGAGAAACCTCGTGAGCCAATGCATAAACCTCATGAGCCAATAGTACATCATCATGAGCCAATGCATAAATCTCATGAGCCAATGGTGGAACTCCATGAGCCAATGCATAAACCTCATGAGTCAATAGTACATCATCATGAGCCAATGCATAAACCTCATGAGCCATTTGTGGAACCCCATGAGCCAATGCATAAACCTCATGAGCCAATAGTACATCATCATGAGCCAATGCATAAACTTCATGAGCCAATAGTCCATCATCATGAGCCAATGCATAAACCTCATGAGCCAGAGAAACCTCATGAACCAATAGTGCATCATCATGAGCCAATGCATAAACCTCATGAGCCAGAGAAACCTCATGAGCCAATAGTACATTATCATGAGCCAATGCATAAACTTCATGAGCCAATAGTCCATCATCATGAGCCAATGCATAAACCTCATGAGCCAGAGAAACCTCATGAACCAATAGTGCATCATCATGAGCCAATGCATAAACCTCATGAGCCAGAGAAACCTCATGAGCCAATAGTACATTATCATGAGCCAATGCATAAACCTCATGAGCCAATGGTGGAACCCCATGAGCCAATGCATAAACTTCATGAGTCAATAGTACATCATCATGAGCCAATGCATAAACCTCATGAGCTCGTGCCTCATGAGCCAATAGTACATCATCATGCACCAATGCAAAAACCTCTGGAGCCAATGCCTCATGAGCCAATAGTACATCATCATGAGTCAATGCATAAACCTCATCAGCCAATGGTGGAACCCCATGAGCCAATGCATATACCTCATGAGTCAATGGTACATCATCATGAGCCAATGCATAAACCTCATGAGCCAATAGTACATCATCATGAGCCAATGCATAAACCTCATGAGTCAACTGTACATCATCATGAGCCTATGCATAAACTTCATGAGCCAATGCATAAGCCTCATGAGTCAATCGTACATCATCATGAGCCTATGCATAAACCTCATGAGCCAATAGTACATCATCATGAGCCAATGCATAAACCTCATGAGCCAATGGTGGAACCCCATGAACCAATGCATAAACCTCATGAGTCAATAGTACATCACCATGAGCCAATGCAGAAACCTCATGAGCCAATGGTGGAACCCCATGAGCCAATGCATAAACCTCATGAGTCAATATTACATCATCATGAGCCAATGCATAAACCTCATGAGCCAATGTTGGAACTCTATGAACCAATGCATAAACCTCATGAGCCAATGTTGGAACTCTATGAACCAATGCATAAACCTCATGAGCCAATAGTACATCACCATGAGCCAATGCAGAAACCTCATGAGCCAATGGTGGAACTTCATGATTCAATGCACAAACCTCATGAACTAATAGTACATCATCATGAGGCAATGCATAAACCTCATCAGCCAATAGTGAAACCTTTTGAATCGATATTAGAATCTCATGGACACATACCAACAAAGCCAAAAAGTGAATCTCATAAACCAGTACCACAGTCAGAGACAATGCATGGATCTGTGCTGCCAAAAGTAGAGACCGTTTCATCAGTACACATGCCACATGAATCAGGACCAAAACATGAGGATATAAAGTCAGTACTACAGAAACCAAAGGAGTCGGAAGGAAAGACAAATGGAGAGGATGAAggatctcatacacacacagctgttgGAG ACCCACACAAACACTCAGAAGAGCATGATAAAGGAGATGGTGAAGTAAAACACATTCATAAGTGGGAGAGAGAAGATGAAGAGAATAAAAAAG CTCTTCTGAAGTTCTTACTGTCTGGAGGGCAACAGACCGTACAGCTAAAAGGCATCATATATGACGACTTCAAAG ATTGTGAATGTAACGGACACTCGAATCGCTGCAGTTACATCGACTTCCTGAACATAGTCACGTGTGTGAGCTGCAAACACAACACGCGTGGTCAGAACTGTGAACACTGTCGCATGGGCTTCTACAAAAACACCTCTGCAGAACCTGATGATGAGAATGTGTGCATCG AGTGTAACTGTAATACGATGGGCTCGTTGCACGACCGCTGTAACGGTACCGGCTTCTGTCAGTGTAAAGAAGGCACTACCGGAGTCAAATGTGATGACTGTCTCCCCGGTTATTATTGGAAACAGGGCTGTTTCG TGAACGTGTGTGACGATGAGTTACTCTTGTGCCAGAACGGGGGGACGTGTGTTCAGAATCAGCGCTGTAGCTGTACGCCGGACTTTAAGGGTGTTTTGTGCCAACAGTCGCGCTGCGACGGAGGCAAAAAGTGCAACGGTGCCAGTGCACTCACACTGAGCCTGGCACTTCTGCTGTGCCCGCTCCTCGCCACCCTGCTGGGCTCCACCGCCTCCTGA